The Grus americana isolate bGruAme1 chromosome 29, bGruAme1.mat, whole genome shotgun sequence genome contains the following window.
TTACCTGACCTACAAGGGAAGCTAAGCTTTCTTACCACTCTTTAACAGTCATCTGGGTAATATATTTCAATCATTTTCTGCCTGATCTACAGTCAGTGTTAAAGatttaaagacaggaaaaatgctgAGTTGTGGATATTCAGAAAAACGGGTGAAGTTGCCATCAGAAaaccccaggcagagctgggaattgAATTCAGACAAATCTTTCTTGTCTTGAGTAGTAAATGAAGGCGGAGGGGCGAGGCAGTCAAGTCGAAATCATCATTTGTTAGGGTGTAGATCTGCCACAAATGGCACTCTGCTTGGTGAAATAGCACTCGGTCTAGCGCGTGAGTCTCCAAAAACGCTCGTGTTGAGCAGCAGAACTGGTGAGAAGAGGGGCTGAGAActaaagaaaatttttctttaaccaaaacagcagcagctctcttgCTTCACTTCTCTGTTCCCTTCCGCTGCTGCACAAAGCCTTCTCCACATCTGAAGCGCATCCTGCAGTCCCgttctttctgtgctgtctgACGTGCTGAGTGCTGTGTTTGtattagcattttaaaactggGAGAACAGCTGCGTGCTGGGGAGAGTGCAgcctttctcctccagctcGTTATATCAGTTTGcagggggggagagagaaaaagggggaGGCTTACATTGAAGCCGGGACCCTCGCTGCTCAGTTCGTTTGGCCAGCAAGGCTTTGCTCGTTAGCTTGACAGACGGTGCTGTCGCCCAGGATGGCCCACTTCAGCGCCAAGCAGTGGCATTGGCGATACAGCCAACCACTTGTCTTGTGCCTTGGCTGGAGAGAAGGGCTGGCGCTGGCGGCGCGGAGATCTGAAAGGACatcgcgggggggggggggaggaaatgaGTCTTGTGAATAGCCTCAGGTTAAACATGAATTAGTAGGAAGCATCTACACCAGCCAAGATGGGATCAAACAAGACTGAGTAATGTGTTGCTGTAAAAGCCTGCCAGAGGTTTTATTCACTGCCTGCGTTTTCTCTCCCTAGCCCCTGAAGGGAAACGTTCCTCCGGGCTAACAGCTGTGTGGGTAGCTCGTAACCGCTTTGCAGTCCTGGATCGCATGCATTCGGTAAGGGGACAAGCTTAATAGGGTCATCTTTTTAATGGGGGATGTTGTCATTTGGAAGCATGCAGATGGAAAACGGGGAGATTGGGTTAACAGAATTATTGGAGATACAAGTAGACTGGCAAAGCATTGTTGGTAGAGAGTGGGCTACAGGCATACATGAAGAAATATAGTATGGTGAAAATGTAATGAGTTGAAATATTAACGTATTTGACAGTAAATCTTAGCTCAGTTGCTGGAAGCTGCTACAGCAGGTGAGTTCAGGAATGAAAGCTGACCGGAACAGGGCTGTGAAGCCACCCAGGTCACTTTCATAGCATGGAAGTAATGGGGAAATGGTGAAAATACAGGTTAGATTTTTAGTAAAGCTCTTTGTTCTCACTTGTGGAGTGCAATagaagaaagaagggggaaagaCAGTCTGGGAAAGTTTTCCCTGCTTGAATTTACTTGAtgtgaaggggaagaaaagtctTTGCCCCATGCAGgatattgtatttttcttttctttttctaattcagGGTGGGTTTTGGCATAGTAAactcaaattttatttcacacCTATTCTGGTACTCCTCCTGTCTTTCCCTTCTCCGCTTGCCATTCTCCCTTCTTAGCttcctcatttcctttttctgtctaCACTGTGTTCTCTCTCACTGTTCCCTAATATTTACTTTGTTCATACGCTCATTGTAGAGAGGGTTTGCAAACTGTATCAGCCAGCAAGTAATGACAGCAGTGGGATACACTCTGTCTGCACCCTGACAAGcttgtggttgggtttttctaGCAGGATAAAGTGTGATCCTGCTTTGAGAAAGGGTGCAGCTCTTATTTTGGCCTCTTGTCACTGAGGTTCAGCTATACAAAAATTCTGAGTTAAAACAATCCTAAATTTCTTTGTAGAATCTACCTAACTGTCCTGTGCTGTTACATTTCCTCTCATCAAATGGCAGATCCTAATCAAAAACCTGAAGAATGAGATCACGAAGAAGGTGCAGGTGCCGAACTGTGATGAGATTTTCTATGCTGGCACAGGGAACCTGTTACTGAGAGATGCAGACTCCATCACCCTCTTCGACGTGCAGCAGAAGCGGTAAGATCCAGTCTGCCGGGAGAAGTTTTAATATTGTAATCCTGCTGGCGTATGCCCTCTGGGGACAAGTAATAGCTATTAATGCACTCCAGAATTTAGCATCAGCTGCAGGCTGCGTCAGACTGATCCAAACCACGGCTAACAACTGTTACGAAGAGCAGAGTGTAAACATAGCCAAGGTGCAATTTATGCTGCAGGCATCGTGCCATTGATCACAGGGAGATGTGTGCCATACCCCAGTAAATCCTGTGACTACAGAATCGGGTGCTATAAAAGTGGAGAgaaatcaaaaaacccaaactcaatCAAGCTAAGCTTGCCTGATGTCTTGTCCCTTAACGTTTTATATCTGCTCAAAATACTCTTTTGTCAGGATGGTTGTGCTGGCGTACGTGTTGCTGGCCACAAAGAAATGGGCAAGGAGTTGATGCTTCTGGCCATCTTTGTAGGCTTGAGAAGGTTCTGGATTATCTGTAGATAGATACGGTGTGTGTTGATTGCTTATGCCCCAGAACTTCCCTCATTTGCTTATTTGTATGCCTTTGTCTTTCTGGTATTGTTGGGAAAGTTACAAGTAAATTAAACAATGCAAATGCTGCTTGGAAATACCTTATTTCCCTCCTTCTGTTAAATCTATCCCTAAACCCCCCCTCAGAAATCTAAGTTTTGAAGTCAATTGTCACTCAAATACATTTGTTACTGCACAGGTATGGAGAGAGGTTTGTTTTGCTGTACTGGACTGCAGAGATGCTCAGTCCTGCCTCATGATTTTAGAGCTCCAGAATGGCAAAAAGGGGCTTCAGAGCATCTGCAATTTGGGTTCAGGCTATCGGGTACTGGTAGTTATCATACAGAGCTTGATCACAGAGCTTGCTGTGAAGGGGTATTGTTCAACTTGCTGATGTCAGTGCTGTCCTTTCCCAGAACTCTGGCCTCAGTGAAGATCTCCAAGGTGAAATACGTCATCTGGTCGGCTGACATGTCCCACGTGGCTCTGCTGGCTAAGCATGGTAAGCGGCAGGGGGACACAGTGTTTCACCTGGAACTTAGCGCACACTGGGTCCTTCGTCGGTTGGGAGTAGAGTGCTTGCTAGAGAAACCATTCAGTGCCATGGCGAGCTGTGAAGGTGCAGCTGAAGACATTCACCGTGTGGGCCCTGCCACTTTGTCTCTTCAGCAAAACCTTTCTGTAAGCTCGTAAAACAGAGGGCTTCTTGTACTCCTTATAATGATCCAGCTAATCTCTTTCATAAAACAAAGGCAGATGGTGACAATTTAGTTGTGGTTGCCATCACGTCCTTAGTGTCTGCCACTCTGAATATAGTTTCTGTGGCTGGGACTGTGGAAGAGAGAAGCCGTAATTCAGAGGCAGATGTTTGACGGTAGAGGGTTCTCTAGCCTTACTTCTTTTGGCTTTCCTCTCCAGCCATCATGATCTGCAACAGGAAGCTGGAGTCACTGTGTAACATCCATGAAAACATCCGTGTCAAGAGCGGTGCCTGGGACGAAAGCGGTGTTTTCATCTATACCACCAGCAATCACATCAAATATGCCGTCACCACAGGGTGAGTCTGGGAGTCATGCGCTGAGTCCTCGAACTGGCAGGCCTTGTGCAGATtgccttggggtttttttggcagacaCCGAAACTGGTGCTTGTGAAACGGCACTTTTATTACAGCATGGAGCTACGCAAAGACAGCTAGAGCTAAATACTCACATTTGGTTGCTTACCCTGTGCGCTGGTACTTTATCGCTGGGCTGGATGGCTGGCTTGCTTTTATATTGCAGGCTAAAATAACGTATAGAGTGTTGAGCCTCCTTTGAGGTAGGGGACATGGTCATACAGATGTGTTGCGTTGGCATGCACGTCACACGTGTGCTGTGTGTTGGCATAGGGATCACGGAATCATCCGCACCCTGGACCTACCTATCTACGTTACCCGCGTGAAGGGGAACAACGTGTACTGCCTGGACAGAGAGTGCCGCCCCAGGGTCCTCACTATCGATCCCACAGAATTCAAATTCAAGCTGGCATTGATCAACAGAAAGTATGATGAGGTGAGGAGACATGAGAAAGCCTGTGGTCTTCCTTGACCTATACCTGAGGGTAAAGGGAAATCATTCGCAAGTGGTGTTGACAGCATCAGTGCCTGGACCTTTTGTTTGCAGGTGCTGCACATGGTGCGGAACGCTAAGCTTGTGGGCCAGTCCATCATTGCCTACCTGCAGAAAAAAGGCTACCCAGAGGTGGCCCTGCACTTTGTCAAGGATGAGAAGACCCGTTTCAGTCTGGCGCTGGAGTGTGGTAACATTGAGGTAAGGTGGCAGCAGGTGCTGTGAGAAAGACATCCCCTCTAGGGTGTCGCTTACAAGCCTTACTTTTTGCTGCAAGGAGGAATATCAGGAAGAAGAAGAATTAGTAGAGTGTGATATTGTTGAGGATGATAGTAGCCCTGCTAAGGCACAGGCCCACAGCTGGGGGAATGATTTAGTGCAGTGATCCTTGTAATCCCTTGCTTTCCATCACGGGCATTATTAACAGAAGCCTGCAGAGAAAACTGCTTTCTGCAAAGCCCTTGTAACCATGTCAATTCTTTTGTTAGATTGCTCTGGAAGCAGCCAAAGCTCTGGATGACAAGAACTGCTGGGAGAAACTGGGAGAAgtggcactgctgcagggaaATCACCAGATTGTGGAGATGTGCTACCAGCGCACCAAGAACTTTGATAGGCTCTCCTTCCTCTATCTTATCACTGGCAATCTGGAGAAGCTTCGGAAGATGATGAAGATAGGTGAGTGCCAGGGTGGTGGCAAAGAAGAATGAGATAAGAGGATctgagggaaggagcagcatcACAGTGGAAGCTAAGAACAGCAAAGCTAtcgtgacttttttttttgtctttttgcttaGCTGAGATCCGTAAAGATATGAGTGGCCACTACCAGAATGCCTTGTATCTAGGAGATGTGGCAGAGAGAGTGAGGATCCTGAAGAACTGTGGGCAAAGTGAGTAATATCAGACTAATTGATGTCCCTGTGGGATGGAGAGAAGCTGGAGAGGTTCTTGAGATGAACAGTAATTTTTTGGAGGCGGATCAGTGTAATCCCTTATCTGAGAAACTGAATCAGATGAGCAGAAAGTAACCCAAGAGCTGGAATATCATCCAGGAGACCTGAGTCAACTATAGAACATGTTCAAATGGTCAGTCATTGCCTGCACATTCTAGTCCTGAATCCCATGACACCCCTCCAGGTGTGATTCTGCACCTTGGTATGCTGCTCATCTTTCCTTTGTGAGAGTGTGGCCATGTGTGCTGCCAtgagaagttttctttctttgggcAGCGAAGAACACGCACTCATGTTAGTTACATCCCATTTCAGAGTCCCTGGCCTACCTCACGGCTGCAACTCATGGTCTGGATGAGGAAGCTGAAAGCCTGAAGGAAACATTTGATCCTGAAAAGGAAACGGTTAGCAAACTGATTTAATGCTTCCTACTTCGTTATACGAGCTCTGGAGTTTGGGAAGAAGATGACAGTGGGATGTGGTGTTAGCGAGAGTGGCTCCTTTCTGGGAGGGAGGATCCATCTCTACTCCAGTCACTGCTTATCAGGCTTGAGACTGCACCGCTTAGAGGCGGGTAGGTCGAAGAATGTGATTTTCCTGATGTGGCCTTTAACTGttttctgctcctctctgctcagaTTCCAGACATCGATCACAAtgcaaagctgctgcagcctcctgctcctgTCATGCCTCTGGATACCAACTGGCCGTTGCTGACTGTCTCCAAGGGGTTCTTTGAAGGAACAATTGCTAGCAAAGGTATTGCTTTGTACTTGGAAAGTTGCATTAAGCTGGGATGTGCAGAATGGAGATACTTGTCTCCGTGGCTCCTGATCTGTTGCTGTTAACCTCAGATTTGTTGTGTGTTACTAGCAGAGGTTGGAACCCAGCTTGGCATTTACACTGTCTTTGGCAAATCTCTCAAATCTTTGGCCTTTTAGCACAAGATGGGACTTGACATTTGGAGGGGAGGGTGCTGGCCCAACATAATTCTTTGCTAAACACCTGACCCACTTGGAGATGAGTAAATGAAGGATTCTGCCCTTTTTGTAGGCAAAGGGGGTGCCTTGGCTGCTGATATTGATATCGACACTGTTGGCACCGAAGGCTGGGGAGAAGATGCAGAGTTGCAGCTGGATGAAGGTGGGTGAATCCAAGAGTTTTTTCTTGGAGAAGTCTAAGTGTGTGCCTGTGTAAGAGCTCTGACtatttcccccctgccccttccGTGCAGATGGCTTTGTGGATGCTGGAGAGGGCTTTGGGGAGGAAGGTCTAGGTAAAGGACAGGAAGAAGGAGGTGGATGGGAAGTCGAAGAAGATTTGGATCTTCCCCCTGAACTGGTAGGAGGCTTCTGGGAGGCTTCTTAAGTCACCCAGTTGTAGTTACGTGGGAGGGCAATGACAGCTTGTGGTGGCGGTGGGGTGGGAAATGTCTTCTGGGCTTCTTCAGAGACTTGGTCACCACAGCTGTGGCCAGCTCTGATTTCATCTGGGTGCTGGAAACTTCCACACTAATCACTGCTCTCTCTGTTTCCCCAGGATGTTCCTGCTGGTccggcaggagcagcagaggacGGATTCTTTGTGCCACCCACCAAGGGCACCAGCCCAGCTCAGGTAGTGCCACAAATCTTTGATtgcctttctcagaaactttcTACTTTGgcacttctttttttgggtttaGTCCTTGTTAGCATTCATCTGTGAGCCCAGCATAGGGACTTGTTAAGGGGAATTAGGGGTGATGAGGGCAGGTAAGAcaaatatgtgtgtatacacaaTTCCTCCTGTATATGTTTCCCTTCTGTTCTTGTAGGTGTGGTGTAACAATTCTCAGCTTCCCGTTGACCACATTCTGGCAGGCTCCTTTGAGACAGCAATGAGGGTAAGTTTTCTCTGGATTTTCTAGGGAAAAGATTGTGCCCTTGTCCCCGTGTATTTTTGTCTCTGATCTGAAGCTTCGTTTTGTGTCCTGTTGTGTATCATGTTGTGCATTGTTTTCTCTGGGTATAAAATAAGAGGTGCTGTGAGCCTGAGTGATGTCTGTGCAGCCTTTGTACAGCCTTGGACAACTTTTACTCAGCAGATCAATGTCTCTTTCAGCTCCTCCATGACCAGGTGGGAGTAACAAACTTTGGACCCTACAAGCAGCTGTTCCTTCAGACCTATGCCCGTGGCCGTACCACCTACCAAGCCCTGCCATGTCTCCCTACCATGTATGGATATCCACATCGCAACTGGTAAGCAATCAGGTTACctccttttctgtgttctttccCTTGTGCCATATACCTCCCAGACTCCTTGACAGTTGTAGCCAGAAATGTCTCCTCCCTCTGTTGCGAAGGGAGGAACCTGCCTGTTTGCTCGATATAAATATGGAGGGATATAAATACGGAGCGTTCTGTCTTCACTGGgatttttctgctgcctgtAGATGTAAAGATGTTAAATAactgctttcatattttttttagagaCTAAAACCAGGGTGAGGTAGTTGAGATGCTGTGTTTTCTAGCACTAATACTCTGCCTCTGTCAAAGCTGGCCTGAGGCGTTTAGAGAACCACAGGTGTGTTTTTTACAGTGGCGCCTGGAAGCCACTGTAGAAAAATAAGCCAGACTTCCCAGCCTGCGCTaatgcaggcagagctgggcattGTGGGTGGCAGAATTATGGAAGCACAGATGTCTTTTGTGCTAAGCtaatggcaaagaaaaacagcttggCCCTCGgtcaaaacatttctgacaaGTTGCAGTCAAGCTGACTGTGTGTGTGTTCTTGCTGGTGTCTGCAGTGGTCCCATTTGTACCCCCAACCCCTCTTTGGTGCCCCCAGGAAAGAAGCTGGTTTGAAGAACGCCCTCCCTGCTGTTGGACTGAAACTCAACGACCTGATCCAGCGCCTGCAGCTGTGCTACCAGCTCACTACGGCTGGCAAGTTTGAGGAGGCCGTGGAGAAGTTCCGCTCCATCTTGCTCAGCGTGCCCTTGCTGGTGGTGGACAACAAGCAGGAGATTGCTGAGGTGAGAGGCAGACTCTTCTGTCTGCTGTCTGCATgcctgtggggcaggaggcCAAATGCTTGACTCTGTCTCCCTCTCTCAAAGGCCCAGCAGCTGATAGCCATTTGCCGGGAGTATATTGTAGGACTTTCGATGGAGATTGAGCGGAAGAAGCTTCCCAAAGAGACCCTGGAGCAGCAGAAGCGAATCTGCGAGGTATAGAAACTCTGTGAATTTCTTCACTAGGAGGGAGATGAGGGGGAAGTAGCCTTTGGGTTTAAAAAGGCATCGGGAATCCTGAATTCTGCCATTTCCTCCTTTAAAGCAGATGTGGCAGTGGTTACCCGGGAGGGGTTTCTTGCACCGTTTTCAGGGCATCCAGTTTTTCCTGTGGTTGGTAGTGATTTATCCctattttccctcctctctaATGCAGATGGCTGCCTACTTCACCCACTCCAACCTGCAGCCTGTCCACATGATCCTGGTGCTGCGTACAGCTCTCAACCTCTTTTTCAAACTCAAAAACTTCAAGACAGCTGCTACTTTTGCCCGTcggctgctggagctgggtcCAAAGCCTGAGGTGGCCCAGCAGGTACGTCTGTGAGGTGCATGGCCAGAAATATCTGCTGTGGCAGACCCGATTTGAACTGCGTCCTAGCTACCCTTGGGTCAACGGCGTTGCTTTTTTTTGCAGACTCGCAAGATCTTGTCAGCGTGTGAGAAGAATCCCACTGACACCTACCAGCTCAACTATGACATGCACAACCCCTTTGACATCTGTGCCGCCTCTTACCGACCCATCTATCGTGGCAAACCCGTGGAGAAGTGTCCGCTCAGCGGAGCCTGCTACTGCCCCGAGTTCCATGGGCAGATCTGCCGCGTCACTACAGTAAGGGAGTCTCAACCTCTGTTACCACCTAACCCTAAACTGACTTGGCACGGCTTGTGGGTCAAGTTGGACGTTGGAGGACTTGGCACGTGAGGTGGAACGGTTTGGGAATTGTGAAATACTGTGTCGTTTAAATGCTGCCTTCAGGGACTGACGTTGCAGGGATCGGCAGCCTGCATTCTCGAGAACCGTCTAGGCTCTGAATGCTGCGTACGGGGTTGGGCTGTTGAGTCGTTTTTAAGCATTAATCATCTCCTTTTTATTCCTCAGGTGACAGAGATCGGCAAAGATGTCATCGGGCTGCGGATCAGCCCACTCCAGTTCCGCTAGGGCATGCCTGTCCTGGGGAGGTGTGAGATCACACAGTCCCGTTTCACAGCACAGTGTGGAAACTTTCGCCTCCCACCATTCCAGCTTCTCATCTAGTCTCTTTAGCGTAGCCGTGCCTGTGCTGTGTCTTACCTGCTCTTCCCCACCTGGGAATGCTGTAGTGAGACTCTTAACTGCTTCCAAGTAGTAGCAACTTGCGTTTCTGTTTCCAAATCCAGCTGATGTGAGGTTTCTCTGTACCGTTGTCTCAAGGCAGATCTTTTCCAGAGTGAGTGGCTCTTGCTGAGCCCTGGTTACCACGCGGTGTGCTCTGTAGAAACCACttgagaggcagcagctgcccctTTACATCCTTTAACGTTGGGCTCCTGAAAGAAGAGCTcaaagatgctgctgcagcctggagagcaggaggagccGAGCTTGGCTCTCAGGGGAGCGCAGCACTGTGTGGAACCAGGGCCAGCGCAgagcctgtc
Protein-coding sequences here:
- the COPA gene encoding coatomer subunit alpha; its protein translation is MLTKFETKSARVKGLSFHPKRPWILTSLHNGVIQLWDYRMCTLIDKFDEHDGPVRGIDFHKQQPLFVSGGDDYKIKVWNYKLRRCLFTLLGHLDYIRTTFFHHEYPWILSASDDQTIRVWNWQSRTCVCVLTGHNHYVMCAQFHPSEDLVVSASLDQTVRVWDISGLRKKNLSPGAVESDVRGITGVDLFGTTDAVVKHVLEGHDRGVNWAAFHPTMPLIVSGADDRQVKIWRMNESKAWEVDTCRGHYNNVSCAVFHPRQELILSNSEDKSIRVWDMSKRTGVQTFRRDHDRFWVLAAHPNLNLFAAGHDGGMIVFKLERERPAYAVHGNMLYYVKDRFLRQLDFNSSKDVAVMQLRSGSKFPVFNMSYNPAENAVLLCTRASNLENSTYDLYTIPKDADSQNPDAPEGKRSSGLTAVWVARNRFAVLDRMHSILIKNLKNEITKKVQVPNCDEIFYAGTGNLLLRDADSITLFDVQQKRTLASVKISKVKYVIWSADMSHVALLAKHAIMICNRKLESLCNIHENIRVKSGAWDESGVFIYTTSNHIKYAVTTGDHGIIRTLDLPIYVTRVKGNNVYCLDRECRPRVLTIDPTEFKFKLALINRKYDEVLHMVRNAKLVGQSIIAYLQKKGYPEVALHFVKDEKTRFSLALECGNIEIALEAAKALDDKNCWEKLGEVALLQGNHQIVEMCYQRTKNFDRLSFLYLITGNLEKLRKMMKIAEIRKDMSGHYQNALYLGDVAERVRILKNCGQKSLAYLTAATHGLDEEAESLKETFDPEKETIPDIDHNAKLLQPPAPVMPLDTNWPLLTVSKGFFEGTIASKGKGGALAADIDIDTVGTEGWGEDAELQLDEDGFVDAGEGFGEEGLGKGQEEGGGWEVEEDLDLPPELDVPAGPAGAAEDGFFVPPTKGTSPAQVWCNNSQLPVDHILAGSFETAMRLLHDQVGVTNFGPYKQLFLQTYARGRTTYQALPCLPTMYGYPHRNWKEAGLKNALPAVGLKLNDLIQRLQLCYQLTTAGKFEEAVEKFRSILLSVPLLVVDNKQEIAEAQQLIAICREYIVGLSMEIERKKLPKETLEQQKRICEMAAYFTHSNLQPVHMILVLRTALNLFFKLKNFKTAATFARRLLELGPKPEVAQQTRKILSACEKNPTDTYQLNYDMHNPFDICAASYRPIYRGKPVEKCPLSGACYCPEFHGQICRVTTVTEIGKDVIGLRISPLQFR